A window of Leisingera sp. S132 contains these coding sequences:
- a CDS encoding OmpA family protein: protein MIRLKGIFTSILGAGLILAPMAQAQSNGGELSVEEITEAFKKQKTRGLVIVPSSTDASQDSTQEATTVAAAAEEYSPVDQQAQINIQISFDFDSAALRADQEPKLANMCASMKALDGTVFQIIGHTDSSGSAAYNERLSLLRAQEVRRHLISSCGVREDMLKAIGMGETAPYNQDNTRADENRRVEFQALG from the coding sequence ATGATCCGCCTGAAAGGTATTTTCACAAGTATTCTCGGCGCCGGCCTGATTTTGGCACCGATGGCGCAGGCGCAGTCGAACGGCGGCGAACTGTCGGTCGAGGAGATCACCGAAGCCTTCAAGAAACAGAAGACCCGCGGTCTGGTGATCGTGCCCAGCAGCACGGACGCAAGCCAGGACAGCACTCAGGAAGCCACAACCGTGGCCGCCGCGGCGGAGGAATATTCCCCCGTGGACCAGCAGGCGCAGATCAACATTCAGATCTCCTTTGATTTCGACAGCGCGGCCCTGCGCGCCGATCAGGAACCGAAGCTGGCCAACATGTGCGCGTCGATGAAAGCTTTGGATGGCACTGTCTTCCAGATCATCGGCCACACCGACAGCTCCGGCTCGGCAGCCTATAACGAGCGGCTGTCGCTCTTGCGCGCACAGGAAGTGCGCCGTCACCTGATCAGTTCCTGCGGCGTGCGCGAGGATATGCTGAAAGCGATCGGGATGGGTGAAACTGCACCGTACAATCAGGACAACACGCGCGCCGATGAAAACCGCCGCGTAGAATTTCAGGCTCTGGGCTGA
- a CDS encoding chemotaxis protein CheA has protein sequence MSGSIQDTFFEECEELLEATDEGLTAIEGGDHDSEVVNAIFRAVHSIKGGAGAFGLDDLVAFAHRFETVFDEVRSNRLELDEKLIQLLLRSSDQLSALVEAARDGGEIDEAHNDTLLAALDEYIPEEEEDLTFEPMGLGGPAPMMDLGDLGGAPAEPQEETYRIRFQPLKEMYGTGNEPFFLFQALKDLGELTVTMDENELPGFDAMDMGEAYLAWDLVLVTKETRSKVEAVFEFVEGLCELSINGDGDAEAEANALAALDAMFAAPPAADAAAAPEGEAPAAPFEPPVPAPEPEAKPAVAEEKASAPKAESGKQEQRGGPKPTLRVELERVDRLINAVGELIINHSMLAQQIANLNVSDTRDVETELEGFKNLARDIQEGVMAIRAQPVKPLFQRMARIVREASAATGKTCKLVTEGENTEVDKTVIERLSDPLTHILRNAVDHGVEKPDDREAAGKSKVGEIRLSASHRSGSVCIEIKDDGAGVNRPRVKQIAIEKGLIPENAELTDGEIDNLLFAPGFSTAKEISNLSGRGVGMDVVKNAVTGLGGRINISSSPGKGSTFTIILPLTLAVMDGMVVSVADQTMVVPITSIVETMRGSDDMINSLGADGTLLSIRGNFVPICDVAGALGLYRESDQQAGVYLLVETETGQRCALAVDDIHDQRQVVIKSLDGVCGEIPGVAAATILGDGKIAMILDPESIIAASPTAAAFDTERRMSNAS, from the coding sequence ATGTCGGGGTCTATTCAGGATACCTTCTTTGAGGAGTGCGAAGAACTCCTTGAAGCAACGGATGAGGGTCTGACCGCCATCGAAGGAGGCGATCACGATTCTGAGGTGGTCAATGCGATCTTCCGCGCCGTGCACTCGATCAAGGGTGGCGCGGGGGCCTTTGGCCTCGATGATCTGGTGGCTTTCGCCCACCGGTTCGAAACCGTTTTTGACGAAGTGCGGTCCAACCGGCTGGAGCTGGACGAGAAGCTGATCCAGCTGCTGCTGCGCTCCAGCGATCAACTGTCAGCACTGGTCGAGGCTGCCCGGGACGGCGGCGAAATAGACGAAGCGCACAATGATACGCTGTTGGCGGCGCTGGATGAATACATTCCGGAAGAAGAGGAAGACCTCACCTTCGAGCCGATGGGGCTCGGCGGCCCGGCGCCCATGATGGATCTGGGCGATCTGGGCGGCGCTCCGGCGGAACCGCAGGAAGAGACCTACCGGATCCGCTTCCAGCCGCTGAAGGAAATGTATGGCACCGGCAACGAGCCGTTCTTCCTGTTCCAGGCGCTCAAGGATCTGGGTGAGCTGACCGTCACAATGGACGAGAATGAGCTGCCCGGTTTTGATGCCATGGACATGGGCGAAGCCTATCTGGCCTGGGATCTGGTGCTGGTCACCAAGGAGACGCGTTCGAAGGTTGAGGCCGTGTTCGAATTCGTCGAGGGCCTGTGCGAGCTGTCGATCAACGGTGATGGCGATGCTGAGGCGGAAGCCAATGCGTTGGCCGCGCTGGATGCGATGTTCGCTGCACCGCCAGCCGCAGATGCCGCAGCTGCCCCTGAGGGGGAGGCGCCTGCAGCCCCTTTTGAGCCGCCGGTCCCCGCACCTGAACCCGAAGCCAAGCCGGCAGTTGCCGAAGAAAAGGCCTCGGCCCCGAAAGCCGAGAGCGGCAAGCAGGAGCAGCGCGGCGGTCCCAAGCCGACGCTCCGCGTCGAGCTCGAGCGGGTGGACCGGCTGATCAACGCTGTCGGGGAGCTTATCATCAACCATTCGATGCTGGCCCAGCAGATCGCCAATCTCAATGTTTCGGATACCCGCGACGTCGAGACTGAGCTGGAGGGTTTCAAGAACCTGGCACGCGACATCCAGGAGGGCGTCATGGCCATCCGCGCGCAGCCTGTGAAGCCGCTGTTCCAGCGCATGGCCCGGATCGTCCGCGAGGCTTCGGCCGCCACCGGCAAGACCTGCAAGCTGGTCACCGAAGGCGAAAACACCGAGGTCGACAAGACAGTCATCGAAAGGCTGTCCGACCCGCTGACGCATATCCTGCGCAATGCGGTCGACCACGGTGTGGAGAAGCCCGACGACCGGGAAGCGGCCGGGAAGTCCAAGGTCGGTGAAATCCGGCTGTCTGCCTCCCACCGGTCCGGCAGCGTCTGCATCGAAATCAAGGACGACGGCGCCGGTGTGAACCGCCCGCGTGTGAAACAGATTGCGATCGAGAAGGGGCTGATCCCGGAAAACGCCGAACTGACCGATGGCGAGATCGACAACCTGCTGTTTGCACCGGGTTTCTCGACAGCCAAGGAGATCTCCAATCTCTCCGGCCGCGGCGTTGGCATGGACGTGGTGAAAAATGCGGTGACCGGCCTCGGCGGGCGCATCAACATCTCATCCTCGCCCGGCAAAGGCTCCACCTTCACCATCATCCTGCCGCTGACGCTTGCAGTGATGGACGGCATGGTGGTGTCCGTGGCTGATCAGACCATGGTGGTGCCGATCACCTCGATCGTCGAAACCATGCGCGGCAGCGACGATATGATCAACAGCCTGGGGGCCGACGGCACCCTGCTGTCGATCCGCGGCAACTTCGTGCCGATCTGCGATGTCGCCGGCGCCCTGGGCCTGTACCGTGAAAGCGATCAGCAGGCCGGTGTCTACCTCTTGGTGGAAACCGAAACCGGCCAGCGCTGCGCCTTGGCAGTGGATGACATCCACGATCAGCGCCAGGTGGTGATCAAAAGCCTGGACGGCGTTTGCGGGGAAATCCCCGGCGTCGCCGCGGCAACCATTCTTGGCGATGGTAAAATCGCCATGATCCTGGACCCTGAAAGCATCATTGCGGCCTCGCCTACTGCGGCCGCCTTTGACACCGAGCGGAGAATGAGCAATGCAAGCTGA
- a CDS encoding chemotaxis protein CheW: MQAEAKQTDQEVRHAEHSEFVSFTVAGQAFCLKITQIREIRRWSPVTILPHAPADVLGVMNLRGAVIPIYDLSARFGLQQTEASERNVVIVVSVHGKPVGLLAESVSEIISINPDDIQDTPPVDSRNTMEYIQGIISHDDTMVRIINLDAVISAPEQVMP; the protein is encoded by the coding sequence ATGCAAGCTGAAGCGAAGCAAACCGATCAGGAAGTGAGACACGCTGAACACAGCGAGTTTGTCAGCTTCACCGTGGCCGGACAGGCGTTCTGCCTGAAGATCACCCAGATCCGGGAAATCCGGCGCTGGTCTCCGGTGACCATCCTGCCGCATGCCCCGGCCGACGTGCTGGGGGTTATGAACCTGCGCGGCGCGGTGATCCCGATCTATGATCTCTCCGCCCGTTTCGGCCTGCAGCAGACCGAAGCCAGCGAGCGCAATGTGGTCATTGTTGTCTCCGTTCACGGAAAACCGGTCGGCCTGCTGGCGGAATCGGTCTCCGAGATCATCTCGATCAACCCGGACGACATCCAGGACACCCCGCCGGTGGATAGCCGCAACACGATGGAGTACATCCAGGGTATCATCTCCCATGATGACACCATGGTGCGCATCATCAATCTTGATGCGGTGATCTCGGCTCCGGAGCAGGTGATGCCGTGA
- a CDS encoding methyl-accepting chemotaxis protein, with translation MKAFKSLKLAHKLPLFVVGFGVLVTAILVTISTISFQKSAEKTAEDQFRSMVADRKFSVQTLLDGIHADVQTLAAVPSTATAIEWLTMTWNDLDGNPGQILRQAYIDDNPNPIGQKHLLLRGTGESPYHMHHETFHPAYKTLIESKGYYDAFLINLAGDIVYSVFKENDYGTNMMTGPFKESGLADVYRAALEGSRGEVFFADMAPYAPSGGAAAAFAASPVVNDANLTVGVLAVQIPVDLLGAIVNNEQGMGQTTQVYLAGADMLARTNSRFEGGFEVLSQLPETEQVRTAFDGESHVLQGVTGLNGQKVLAYSEPLPLAFANWAIIAEQDWAELMAPAAEKRNMLLLASLICAGGMSIFGWLFARSVTRPIDRICADMEAVSSGDLDTEVAAASRGDEIGKIGKTLVSMQDDLKLARAAEEERAEMQRLQQQVVEKLSSGLVQLADGDFSQPITSAFPEEYEQLRQNFNSTVSNLSTTVQQVIEASGSIRNGAAEISQASDDLSHRTESQAATLEETAAALDELTASVKSAADGARSVEATMAEARTEAENNREVVQSAVSAMTEIEQSSNHISQIISVIDDIAFQTNLLALNAGVEAARAGEAGKGFAVVASEVRALAQRSSDAAMEIKTLISDSSKQVERGVDLVGKAGEALQSIVEQVTHISQLVSGIAEGAAEQSTGLNEINTGVTQLDQVTQQNAAMVEEATAAGHMLNTDAGKLAELVAHFRVSGGAAPARPAPAAAPAAKPAKPAPSAHGEDDWQIEASPAPAAAASSGNAARDLWQDF, from the coding sequence ATGAAAGCGTTCAAATCGCTCAAGCTGGCACATAAATTGCCGCTGTTTGTTGTTGGGTTCGGTGTGCTTGTGACGGCGATTCTCGTCACCATCAGCACGATCAGCTTCCAGAAAAGCGCCGAAAAAACTGCGGAAGACCAGTTCCGCTCGATGGTGGCGGACCGGAAGTTCTCGGTGCAGACGCTGCTGGACGGCATTCACGCCGATGTGCAGACCCTGGCGGCGGTGCCATCGACGGCCACGGCCATCGAATGGCTGACGATGACCTGGAACGATCTCGACGGCAACCCGGGCCAGATTCTGCGCCAAGCCTATATCGACGACAATCCGAACCCGATCGGGCAGAAGCATCTGCTGCTGCGCGGCACAGGCGAATCACCCTACCATATGCATCACGAGACCTTTCATCCGGCCTATAAGACGCTGATCGAAAGCAAGGGCTACTATGATGCCTTCCTGATCAACCTGGCGGGCGACATCGTCTACTCGGTGTTCAAGGAAAACGACTACGGCACCAACATGATGACCGGCCCGTTCAAGGAGTCCGGCCTGGCCGATGTTTACCGTGCGGCGCTGGAAGGCAGCCGTGGAGAGGTGTTCTTTGCTGACATGGCGCCCTATGCGCCCTCCGGCGGCGCAGCCGCGGCCTTTGCCGCCTCGCCGGTGGTGAACGATGCCAATCTGACCGTCGGCGTGCTGGCCGTGCAGATCCCGGTGGACCTGCTGGGGGCCATCGTCAACAACGAGCAGGGCATGGGGCAAACCACACAGGTTTATCTGGCCGGCGCAGACATGCTGGCGCGGACCAATTCCCGGTTTGAGGGCGGTTTTGAGGTGCTTTCCCAGCTGCCTGAAACGGAACAGGTGCGAACTGCCTTTGACGGCGAATCACATGTTCTGCAGGGTGTAACCGGCCTCAATGGCCAGAAAGTGCTTGCCTACTCGGAGCCGCTGCCGCTGGCCTTTGCCAACTGGGCGATCATTGCCGAGCAGGACTGGGCGGAACTGATGGCGCCCGCAGCCGAGAAACGCAATATGCTGCTTCTGGCCTCTCTGATCTGCGCGGGCGGCATGTCCATCTTCGGCTGGCTTTTCGCGCGCTCTGTGACGCGTCCGATTGACCGGATCTGCGCCGACATGGAGGCCGTGTCCTCCGGCGATCTCGACACTGAGGTCGCGGCGGCCAGCCGCGGCGACGAGATCGGCAAGATCGGCAAGACGCTGGTTTCCATGCAGGACGACCTCAAGCTGGCCCGCGCTGCCGAAGAGGAACGCGCCGAAATGCAGCGCTTGCAGCAGCAGGTGGTGGAGAAACTGAGCAGCGGCCTGGTGCAGCTCGCCGACGGCGATTTCTCGCAGCCGATCACCTCTGCCTTCCCGGAGGAATACGAGCAGCTGCGGCAGAACTTCAACAGCACCGTCAGCAACCTCAGCACCACCGTGCAGCAGGTGATCGAAGCCTCCGGCAGCATCCGCAACGGCGCCGCCGAGATCAGCCAGGCTTCCGACGACCTGTCGCACCGCACCGAAAGCCAGGCGGCAACGCTGGAGGAAACCGCGGCGGCGCTGGATGAGCTGACGGCCTCGGTGAAATCCGCCGCCGACGGCGCCCGCAGCGTCGAGGCCACCATGGCCGAGGCCCGCACCGAGGCGGAGAACAACCGCGAAGTGGTGCAGAGCGCGGTCTCGGCGATGACCGAGATCGAGCAGTCCTCGAACCACATCAGCCAGATCATCAGCGTGATCGACGACATCGCCTTCCAGACCAATCTGCTGGCGCTCAATGCCGGCGTCGAGGCGGCGCGGGCGGGCGAGGCCGGCAAGGGCTTTGCAGTGGTCGCCAGCGAGGTGCGCGCCCTGGCGCAGCGCTCCTCGGATGCGGCGATGGAGATCAAGACGCTGATCTCCGACAGCTCCAAACAGGTGGAGCGCGGCGTCGATCTGGTCGGCAAGGCCGGCGAGGCGCTGCAGAGCATCGTCGAGCAGGTGACCCATATCTCGCAGCTGGTCTCCGGCATTGCCGAAGGCGCGGCGGAGCAATCCACCGGCCTCAACGAGATCAACACCGGCGTCACCCAGCTGGACCAGGTCACGCAGCAGAACGCGGCGATGGTCGAGGAGGCCACTGCGGCCGGCCACATGCTGAACACCGATGCCGGCAAGCTGGCCGAGCTGGTGGCGCATTTCCGGGTCTCCGGCGGTGCGGCCCCCGCCCGCCCGGCACCCGCGGCGGCCCCGGCTGCCAAGCCTGCCAAGCCCGCCCCTTCGGCGCATGGCGAGGACGACTGGCAGATCGAAGCCAGCCCGGCTCCTGCAGCGGCGGCCAGCAGCGGCAACGCCGCCCGCGACCTCTGGCAGGACTTCTGA
- a CDS encoding protein-glutamate O-methyltransferase CheR has product MSAEGTITPNADSFSLSDQEFEAIAQFAHKHFGLAMAASKKPLVSSRLARKLRQRNITNFKDYLASLDGPNADEERSGLLSLLTTNVTHFFREPHHFETLRNDVLPPLVEQARRGGRVRLWSAGCSNGQEPYSIAMTLLDVCPEAAKLDIKILGTDIDPVVVRHAQAAKYPEDELAQIDAKYSKLVPKRDPDGRLPDSLRKLITFGVLNLIEPFPFKGKFDAIFCRNVAIYFDNPTQQKVWSAFQNALNPGGTLFIGHSERMSGPAAQHLKTAGITTYVNSPAGR; this is encoded by the coding sequence GTGAGCGCTGAAGGTACCATCACTCCCAATGCGGACAGCTTTTCGCTGTCGGACCAGGAATTCGAAGCCATTGCGCAGTTCGCGCATAAACACTTCGGCCTGGCCATGGCGGCCAGCAAAAAGCCCCTGGTGTCGTCGCGCCTGGCCCGCAAGCTGCGCCAGCGCAATATCACCAACTTCAAGGACTACCTTGCCAGCCTGGACGGCCCCAATGCCGACGAGGAGCGCAGCGGGCTGCTGTCGCTGCTGACCACAAATGTGACCCATTTCTTCCGGGAGCCGCATCACTTCGAAACCCTGCGCAATGACGTGCTGCCGCCGCTGGTGGAACAGGCGCGGCGCGGCGGCCGGGTGCGGCTGTGGTCGGCCGGCTGTTCCAACGGGCAGGAGCCTTACTCGATTGCGATGACGCTGCTGGATGTGTGCCCGGAGGCCGCAAAGCTCGACATCAAGATCCTGGGCACCGACATCGACCCGGTGGTTGTGCGCCATGCGCAGGCCGCCAAATACCCTGAGGACGAACTGGCCCAGATCGATGCCAAATACAGCAAGCTGGTGCCGAAACGCGATCCGGACGGGCGGCTGCCGGACAGCCTGCGCAAGCTGATCACTTTCGGGGTGCTGAACCTGATTGAACCGTTTCCCTTCAAGGGAAAGTTCGATGCGATTTTCTGCCGGAACGTTGCGATCTATTTCGACAACCCGACCCAGCAGAAAGTCTGGAGCGCCTTCCAGAACGCCCTGAACCCGGGCGGTACCCTCTTCATCGGTCACTCCGAGCGCATGTCAGGCCCGGCTGCGCAGCACCTGAAGACGGCCGGGATCACCACTTACGTCAACTCACCCGCTGGCAGGTAA
- a CDS encoding caspase family protein, with protein sequence MSFLFKPLIFALCLLTAAGAQAASDRIALVIGVADYQYLPPLENTRNDAVAMADTLEGIGFDVSLALDPGTSEMAQMLDDFAFRSEVADLALVYFAGHGIEVQGENFLIPADAKVASNLDVQRQSLSLKQLLNAVDRARKMRIVILDSCRDNPLGDSIALEASSSQTTETTETTRGGGGMAPADPDRGTLVAFAAKDGQVALDGSGSNSPYATALMEKMVQPGLEISLMFRQVRDQVLQSTSNLQEPHTYGSLTGVPFYLAGPGANDAPVSVADASAAWAALKPDQEEQLLALAELGDTRSMLGLAYIRLNPNQGRFDPKAAVDFLQRASDAGSPEAQFELAKLYERGTGVDADPAKALELYQAAAAQNFADAINDLGFLHYQGGLGLPADPKKALTFFERAADLRHPQAQFNFAALIDDGLIPSKGPGDSAHYLYAALRSGSSDVLDLLSERPNMFTAETRRALQQKLKENNFYAGAIDGDFGPGTQRGIRRAYGLEG encoded by the coding sequence ATGTCCTTTCTTTTCAAACCGTTGATTTTCGCACTGTGCCTGCTCACCGCTGCTGGCGCACAGGCTGCAAGCGACCGCATCGCTCTGGTCATCGGCGTGGCGGACTACCAGTATCTACCGCCGCTTGAAAACACCCGCAACGATGCCGTCGCCATGGCCGACACGCTGGAGGGCATCGGGTTTGATGTGAGCCTGGCACTGGATCCCGGCACCTCCGAAATGGCGCAGATGCTCGATGATTTTGCCTTCCGCTCGGAAGTTGCCGATCTGGCGCTGGTTTATTTTGCCGGCCACGGGATTGAGGTTCAGGGGGAGAACTTTCTGATCCCCGCCGACGCTAAGGTGGCCAGCAACCTTGATGTGCAGCGGCAGTCACTGTCGCTGAAACAGCTGCTGAATGCGGTCGACCGGGCACGCAAGATGCGGATCGTGATCCTGGACAGCTGCCGCGACAACCCGCTTGGGGATTCCATCGCGCTGGAGGCAAGCAGCAGCCAGACAACCGAGACCACGGAAACCACCCGCGGCGGCGGCGGCATGGCGCCTGCCGACCCGGACCGCGGCACCCTGGTGGCTTTTGCCGCCAAGGACGGCCAGGTGGCGCTGGACGGCAGCGGCAGCAACTCGCCTTATGCCACCGCGCTGATGGAAAAGATGGTGCAGCCGGGGCTGGAGATCAGCCTGATGTTCCGCCAGGTGCGCGACCAGGTGCTGCAAAGCACCTCGAACCTGCAGGAACCGCACACCTATGGCTCGCTGACCGGTGTGCCCTTCTATCTGGCTGGCCCCGGTGCGAATGACGCGCCAGTTTCGGTGGCGGATGCGTCCGCTGCCTGGGCTGCCTTGAAGCCCGACCAGGAAGAACAGCTGCTGGCATTGGCCGAACTCGGCGACACCCGCTCGATGCTGGGCCTCGCCTATATCCGCCTGAACCCGAACCAGGGCCGTTTCGACCCCAAGGCTGCAGTGGATTTCCTGCAGCGTGCGTCGGATGCCGGCTCGCCGGAGGCTCAATTCGAGCTCGCCAAGCTCTATGAGCGCGGAACCGGCGTTGATGCGGATCCCGCTAAAGCGCTGGAGCTTTACCAGGCTGCGGCCGCCCAGAATTTTGCCGACGCGATCAACGATCTCGGCTTCCTGCATTACCAGGGCGGCCTGGGCCTGCCAGCCGATCCGAAAAAGGCGCTGACGTTCTTTGAACGGGCTGCCGACCTGCGCCATCCGCAGGCCCAGTTCAATTTTGCGGCGCTGATTGATGACGGGCTGATCCCGTCGAAGGGTCCAGGGGATTCCGCCCATTACCTCTATGCTGCGCTGCGCAGCGGAAGTTCTGACGTGCTTGACCTGCTGAGCGAACGCCCGAATATGTTCACCGCCGAAACCCGCCGCGCCCTGCAGCAGAAATTGAAGGAGAACAACTTCTATGCCGGGGCAATTGACGGAGATTTCGGGCCCGGCACGCAGCGGGGCATCCGCCGGGCCTACGGGCTGGAGGGGTAG
- a CDS encoding response regulator, whose translation MKTKVLAIDDSRTIRNLLAATLEEAGFEYHCAVDGREGVDMYPDVDPDVVITDINMPNLDGFGVIEELRGTGINSKVPILVLTTESAPELKARARGAGATGWITKPFDDASLIFALKRVTGAAA comes from the coding sequence ATGAAAACCAAAGTTCTGGCAATCGACGATTCCCGCACGATCAGGAATCTTCTGGCCGCGACCCTGGAAGAAGCGGGTTTTGAATACCATTGCGCGGTTGATGGCCGCGAGGGTGTGGACATGTACCCCGACGTGGATCCCGATGTGGTGATCACTGACATCAACATGCCCAACCTGGACGGGTTCGGCGTGATCGAGGAGCTGCGCGGCACCGGCATCAATTCCAAGGTGCCGATCCTGGTTCTGACCACCGAAAGCGCGCCTGAACTGAAGGCCCGCGCCCGCGGTGCAGGCGCCACCGGCTGGATCACCAAGCCGTTTGACGATGCCTCGCTGATTTTTGCGCTCAAGCGCGTGACCGGAGCCGCGGCCTAA
- a CDS encoding response regulator: MSLKDSLRVMVVDDMSTSRGIITQSLDEIGIKNYMVENSGQGAYQKLTQTPVHLVLSDYNMPGMDGLGLLKALRSHQVTQRVGFILVTGKPTPEIIQVGKQIGLNNIVRKPFTVATMKQAIEQVVGRL, encoded by the coding sequence ATGAGCTTGAAAGACTCTCTCCGCGTCATGGTTGTTGACGATATGTCGACGAGCCGGGGGATCATCACACAAAGCCTGGATGAAATCGGCATCAAGAACTACATGGTCGAAAATTCCGGCCAGGGCGCCTATCAGAAGCTGACCCAGACCCCGGTTCACCTGGTGCTGTCCGATTACAACATGCCTGGCATGGACGGCCTGGGTCTGCTGAAAGCGCTGCGCAGCCATCAGGTAACCCAGCGCGTGGGTTTCATCCTGGTGACCGGCAAGCCGACACCGGAGATCATCCAGGTTGGCAAGCAGATCGGCCTGAACAACATCGTCCGCAAACCCTTCACGGTGGCGACCATGAAGCAGGCTATCGAACAGGTCGTCGGGCGGCTCTGA
- a CDS encoding M15 family metallopeptidase, translated as MRVLPAVIIATGLVLAPAVWFGLSWLLSEEDYQSAGGVDSTARIEIEMLRQQVEDLQARMSDLQNEVASLPAGGAGAGSPFTDDAAGEAAIWNQTGGADLDYAQVVLIADRLNVNRGLRVTGGSYLTERLGRPREDLNDTCQPMTNPALKEKLVTEQVGPIRVSMLRPAIESLKVVFENIRQADPDLYARINTAGALCVRRIRGTTNSLSTHSYGLAVDLNIDGKLDNFTDGKTQLGLTIMADFFYDQGWVWGAGFRREDSMHFEISRRQLDEWIAGGLL; from the coding sequence ATGCGGGTTTTACCAGCAGTGATAATCGCGACCGGCCTGGTGCTGGCGCCGGCGGTCTGGTTCGGGCTTAGCTGGCTGCTGAGCGAAGAGGATTATCAAAGCGCCGGAGGCGTTGATTCCACCGCGCGGATCGAGATCGAGATGCTGCGCCAGCAGGTCGAAGATCTCCAGGCCCGGATGTCAGATCTGCAGAATGAAGTCGCCAGCCTGCCGGCAGGAGGGGCAGGCGCCGGCAGCCCTTTCACTGATGACGCGGCCGGAGAGGCCGCAATCTGGAACCAGACCGGCGGAGCTGATCTGGACTATGCCCAGGTGGTGCTGATCGCCGACCGGCTGAACGTGAACCGCGGCCTGCGGGTCACCGGCGGCTCATACCTGACCGAGAGGCTGGGCCGTCCGCGGGAAGATCTGAACGACACCTGCCAGCCGATGACCAACCCGGCTCTCAAGGAGAAGCTGGTGACCGAACAGGTCGGGCCGATCCGGGTCAGCATGCTGCGCCCGGCTATCGAAAGCCTGAAGGTGGTGTTTGAAAACATCCGTCAGGCGGATCCCGATCTCTATGCCCGCATCAACACCGCCGGAGCGCTGTGCGTGCGGCGGATCCGCGGCACGACCAATTCGCTGTCCACCCACAGCTATGGCCTTGCGGTGGATCTGAATATTGACGGCAAGCTTGACAACTTCACCGATGGCAAGACCCAGCTGGGGCTCACCATCATGGCGGACTTCTTTTACGATCAGGGCTGGGTCTGGGGGGCCGGTTTCCGGCGCGAGGACAGCATGCATTTCGAAATCAGCCGCCGCCAGCTGGATGAATGGATCGCCGGCGGGCTGCTATAG
- a CDS encoding STAS domain-containing protein yields MTTETQKHNLDLPNAFAELDPLIAFLQGARAKAVEIDCSGVALMPSRCLQLLLGAEQQWRSEGVGFAVTNITESCRKSLTLLGLEPNRFEDEETA; encoded by the coding sequence ATGACTACGGAAACGCAAAAGCATAATCTGGATCTGCCGAACGCCTTCGCGGAGCTGGATCCGCTGATCGCCTTCCTGCAAGGGGCCCGCGCCAAGGCGGTCGAAATCGACTGCAGCGGTGTCGCCCTGATGCCCTCGCGCTGCTTGCAGCTTCTGCTTGGTGCAGAGCAGCAATGGCGGTCCGAGGGGGTGGGCTTCGCAGTCACCAATATCACCGAATCCTGCCGCAAGTCCCTGACGCTTCTGGGGCTGGAGCCCAACCGTTTTGAAGACGAGGAAACAGCATGA